TTACCATCCGAACTGAATCCGAAACTGCTATAACCAAATCAGAACCGAAAATAATCAGGTAGTAAATAAATCCTATATATCCCTATCCAAATTGCCTGATACTCGATACTCCAACTGACACCTGACTGAGGttgatgttcttttctttataaaatctaGTGATtcttggaaaaatattttttggtaagaTTTATATGTCACCATTCTATCAAGATACATTGATAATATTCATATCCATTTACAATAGATTCCAAAAATGGCATTTAAATGATAactattttaaatgaaaacaaCACACAATcatatctatttattatatattaaaatataattatattttatagtaagATTGGTTGTGTTGATATGTTGCCATTTTATCAAGATACACTGATAATATTCATATCCATTTACGATAGATtccaaaataacatttaaataataattatttaaaataaaagcatCAAACAATCATGTCTGTGAgctgttttattatatattagaatACAATTACAGAGCTGATCcttatagttataaaataaagttaTGAATTGAACTTAAGATAATTTTTGTGTGcttataaaaaatgatatttttaatatacaaatatgTACAATTGCTACCGTATTCGAGTAATAAACGTTCAATATTcgattatattacatttaacttgataatacatattattttggtcatttgatatataatatattggtAATCATGGTGTGGTGTGATCTCAAAAATGTATCCAAAAACTAATCACCACAAGATCTGCAGGATCCACATTTTTTGTCACTTAAAGATAATTCAGATGGTTAAAAAAATCAATCCGAAGACGGTACTCATAGCCGTgaatcattttatattttaaaccaatcaaattataatttttttacttaataATGTTCTCAGTTAATAATATGATGATGAAAAGTGTATTAAGATTTCTCAAGATCCTAATGCTTGACGAGATAAGTTCAGTATGCAGATTTTACCTTCATGAGATCAGTTCAATAAACAAGATGAGATCTCCTAATACCATGCTATTTGATATCCATAATTTAAACACAAGAAAATCATACACGAATAGAAAGAAGATAATGGTAAGGGGTAAGAACAGTTCTACTTTGttatttacaaaaagaaaacagttCTAGTTTACTGAAAGATAGAATTTTAAGGAATTTAATTGCTGACCAGAATATAAGGTAAGTAAATATAATGGTAAAATTTTGTTGACCAGAAAATACTAAGCCCAGATTGACCGATTAGAAAATAGCCAAAATTAAATGGGTAAGAACTTGtgacttttaaataaataaatacattaattacaGAAAAATCCGAAGGAAAATTATTAATTACAGTCACTACTTTGTATTTTacataaagaaaatgaaatccGAAGGAAAATTAATAACAACAGAGACCAACCAAGTCAGAGCAGAGACTTTATATTTCAACTTCTTTCTCTGTCTTCTCCACTTGCGCGCGAACCAAGCAGAGTAAACCATTTGAAACTAATTAAGGTTCGTCTACGTTCTTTATCGATTTAAGGTTTTGTAGGAGAATGCATGTGCTGTCTAATTAAGGTATCATGATCATCGTAGATTTTGGGGATAATGTTTTAATGTTGCATCAATTTTGGGATTGTTTTAGATTTAGTGATGACTTgcacatatatattaaaaatacgtTTATTCTATTGATGAGACCAACTTTGGTCCGATCGATTGTGGATGAGTTGGATTGCGTTGGTGTGGCTATGATATCATAATATGTTAAATGAAATGCTAACTTAAAATTCTAAAACCAATTGTCATTATCTTGATTTAtattacttatatattaattaatatattaattgagatctttttagtttggttttcggTTTAGTTTTCTGGTTTTCACTTCTTTCGGATATATATAGGTATTTGCAAAGACGGATCTTAATTTGTTTTTCggtttttggtttagtttggatAACAAACTAAAAAACCTGTTAATAACCAGGAAAAATCTAGTCAAATTtaatttcggtttagttttttGGATAATTCGGATAAAATGTCACCTAACCGGGTTTGgataaatataatcaaataattgatttttgagtaatttatttttactggaaaatattataattatttttgactGAATATTGGAAAATGTTAGATATTTACTGATATAAACATTTGTCTTATCAATTAGTATACTTTTAggtatttgattatttcaaatctaaatttaattaatccttttaaatatataaattatgttttccatATTTGGGTATGGATTTTCAGTTCGATCAGTTTTTCAGATACGAGATAATATGAACCATACAAATATCTGTGACCATTGGTTCGATTTTTCTAGtttgttttttggtaaaacacCAAAGCCTAGATACATGAATAAGCTTGTAGCTTGTGAAATCGAGTGATATTTGTTTGATTCCTTTCAGCTGGGTTCTGTATCCTTGTTGATTTTCTTTCATTGTCAGTATAAACTTTTGGAACAAGCTAAACCATCATACGATTATACAAGATGGTTTGACTATGTTTTTTCGTTGCGAGtttcaatatttttctttattatttctttcttaccatttctttttttctttttctgttgaTGTTTCTTCTGAGAGTAGAAACACATCCTGACATGTCAATGTTCCTTTGATTGAAAAATGTGCAGAATCAATTGTTTATAGTTTGATCTAGCTCAATGCCTGAATCTCACAAAGGTGTGATGCGTCCAAATCTTAACACCATGCCTAATCAGCAGTTGAGCATACAGTCAGATGCTAACGTGAACAAAGAGTGTCTTGGATCCAAAAGATCTAATTATCATATCATAGTACCagatgatgatgaggaagaggatGTGGTGTTCCTTAGAGAAACATTACCGTCAAAGCGACAGAGAGTCGAAGCACATCCTCCTCTCAAGGATGATGAGACGACACTAGGATCTGGAATGGAAGTTGCTGAGCCGATGGAAAGTGATGAACAGTCCAAACCCGAGGCTAATACTCCTGCTGACACAACAGTGCCTCtggaaaagaagagagatgtcTCACTGGTGGAACGTTTCAcagaagaagaaatagaaatGCATATAAAGAGTCTCCACGAGGGAAAGGTTGAGCTCAAGGATGGTGAAACATGTCAACTGTGTGGCGAAAGCCAGCTCTTGTTCCCAGCAGCACCACTCTACTGCTCGATTTGCACCTTCCGCATCAAAGACGATTCTCCATATTACATCCCCGGGGAAACAATAAGCGGAGCGCAACATCAAATATGTAATCGATGTTACGTTCGCCGTAGACGCAAAAAGTTCACGTTATCTGGAGTCGACATCGTAAAAGCCAATATGCTTAAATATCACAACAACGCTGACAATCAAGACTCGGAACATGTaactttctttttattattatttttttttttctcattacaTTTTTACTCAGCGACTTTGTTTTGTTGGAGCAGTGGGTTGTTTGTGAATCTTGCGGGAAATGGCAGCATCAGATATGTGGTCTTTACAATCCAGATAAAGACATTGGCCAAACCTCGGACTACATTTGTCCCCACTGCTTGTTAGAGGAGCGTAGGAGTAACAACAACATGGGAGTTTATGATAATACGGACCTGGGTGCGGAAGATTTGCCTGAAACCATCCTCAGCCACTTTATAGAGAGAAGGCTAACCAGGCGGCTCAAAGAAGAAAGACACCAAACAGCAGAGGCTACTGGAAAGAGCATTGATGATGTAAGAATGATGTTTTTTAAGGTTAATTTGGTCTGGAACTGTATACTGAACTTGTTGTTACTTTTCCTTTCCAGGTATCAGTACCAGATGATCTTACTCTCAGGGTCGTGTTCTCAGCTGACAAAAGCTCACATGTCGACAAAACATTTGTGGATTTTCTTCACAATGAACATTATCCTAGTGAATTCCCTTACAGATCGAAGGTACATGTGAATTCATTTTCTTTACTAAGTTATTAGCATTAGGAAATGTTACATTGtccacttatcaccaattgattttaGTTCTGAGTTGTAATCTTGTTCCGAATTGTTTCAGGTGATTCTTCTGTTTCAGAAAGTTGATGGAGTTGATGTATGCATATTTGCGCTGATTGTCCAAGAGTTTGGATCGGAATGTAGCCAACCAAACAAACGCAACGTATACATTGGATATCTAGACTCAGTCAAGTACTTTAGACCCGAGAGAGTAACGTTCTCAGGAGAAGCTCTTCGAACTTTCGTTTTTCATGAAatattggtaaaaaaatatattccttatttttttctttgtttcagacCTAAACTGTTCTTTTGACATGTGTCtcatttatttcttttaccTTTTTGATAGATTGGATATCTTGAGTACTGTAAGATTAGAGGTTTCACAACGGGTTATATATGGGCGTGTCCACCTCAAAAAGGACAAGACTACATTATGTACGCTCATCCTAAGACTCAGCAAACCCCCAACCCTATGAAGCTTCGTCAATGGTCAGtctcttttcttcctttttatgTTTGGTGAGGAAACTggatttaaacttttaaaaaataacattgtTTTTCAGGTATGTGTCAATGCTGGATAAAGCAAAAGAGCAGAGGGTGGTGACGAATAATACAAACTTGTATGATCGGTTCTTCGTTTCGACTTGCAATAGTACAGCTGCACATTTGCCTTACTTTGAAGGATCTTTCTGGACCTACCATGCTGAGCTTCTGAGTAAAAAAATCGAGAGTGAAGTCAAGAATCTTGTTCGATCACTTTCTAAAAGAGCATTAAAGGGCAGCAAAAGTAAAGACGCTGATGATACTAAAAACATTCTCCTGATGCACGAGGTTGTTATTCATATGCACTTAGAGTTTGAATATGGATAGATTTCGGGGTGTTTATTCTTTGACTATTCTGTTTTATGCAGCTTGGAGAACTGATATCAGACCAAAAGGAGGATCTCATCGTGGTGGACTTGCATTATACATGCACACGCTGCTCGGAATACATATTGTCTAGATTGAGATGGTTTTGCAAGAAGTGCAAGAATCTTCAATTGTGTCAAaggtactctctctctctctctatacaGCATTTTCAGTGGTAGTCTCTCACCATTAAATTgattagaaataatttaaaactaagaAGAGAGTATATCAtgtgtttttgaaaaaaaaaatcattttatatgtGTCACTCACATATTAATTCaattgttttgaaaaagtataaatgtaaataaataacaaaataccaatatttatatttttgagagATTCACATGATTTCTCACCATTACTGATCATTTATGTTTTTGCATTTTGTTTATGCTTAACAAAACCCTTCCGTTTATGCAAACAGATGTCATGATCAAGAAGAAGATCTTCCTGGGGAGCACACACATACTATGAATGGGGAAGAGGAGCACTCGCTGTCAAGGGTCGTTATGAACATACCGTCTACAACAGAAGATAATGATGTCAGCCTAGGAAACAACACTTTCGAAGGCAGACAAATGTTCCTAAGTTTCTCTCAGAAGCATAACTACAGCTTCGACACTCTTCGACGCGCCAAGAACTCTTCTATGAGGATACTTCACCATCTTCACACTTCAAACAAGCTTCACCAGTCTCAGATATCCAGTGGTGGTCTCCTTCAAGTGACTTGCACGGCCTGCCAAAAGGATGTTTCGGCAACAGTTTACTACACTAGTTTGTGCTGTTCATCTTACTTAGCTTGCACTTCATGCTATAACAATAAGAAAGTCCTTCGCCTGCTTCATCTCTTCCCCGTACTCCCTTCCAAACACGGAATACCGCCTAGACCTGTAGGGGTGAGTACGTAGCAGCTTTACtatgttccttttttttctttggtttatatttttgacctgttttttttttctgaactaCTCAACTCAACTTGTACAGGCTCTTGAGATACTGCAAGCTTTGTTACATGCGCATGCATGCAGAATTACCGCCACTGGTTCGTGCTCGTACCCTAAATGCAGTGTTGTCAAAAGATTATTCAATCATAGTGAAGTGTGCCAAAAGCGGGGAGAAGCTTGTATAACTTGCATCAATTTTGGGGTGGTAATACGTATTCACGCATACCATTGCCAAGATCCCAATTGCTCCATACCACGTTGCAGGTAACTTTTACATtggtttttttcttattaattataCTCTTCCCTTGCaagttgatatttttatattgatgcAACTCTCTTTCGTGTACTTCTCAGTGGTTTGAAGGAGACGTTGACTATGAGAGGTTTGAGGTAAGGCTCATGGGACGAATCTGTACATCCCTTACTGTTGTGATGATCTGTAGAAGAAATTGTACAGACCAGAAAAACCTTTTTAACATCAAAACTATTCAATCTTGTCCAGTTCTGTCAACAATGCTCATGGTGCTGTTGTCTTTTTACTTGTGAggatattgttttcttttatcaaattaaatacttaaactatatattttgcTTGATCTGTTTATCATATCTGTGTATGGtatatttactatatattttgcatattgttttattttataaattcttaaatCACCATTATAAATTAGATAAATAGTTGAacaaagtttaataattttgtgtTAAGTAAGTATTTCGAAAACCACACGCAATAATTTTTCTTGAGATACTGTTCTATGCAGGGCCGGTCCTGAGCCATGCGTAATGAAACATTTGCAACAGACCCCTGAAATTTTTGAAGAAAACTAAATAGACATAAGtccccaaaaaaatatttttagtcacccaatttttttttttacattgaCATTGTAACAGGCCCCCAAAATCTCAGGATCGGCACTGGTTCGATGCATGGTTAGTTAGAGCACCTCTATTGGGAGTATatctatgtgtatatatatattatatatgtgcaTCTAATTGTGGAGTTCTAAGCTTTACatgaaacataatttaaaatatttggtttgATATTTTGGATTATGTTTTTTGTAAAACTTATAACACTGCgattacatatacatatattatatacagacacatgtatttttagatatttttaggtagATATCCCAGTTGAGGTGTTCTTGAGATACTTACccaatatataataaatcttcatttaattatttctaTAACTCTTTTTAAATGCTATGAAAATAACATTTGTTTACTAACTGTTAGGTTATATCGAATCGGAAACGGATAAATGAAGAtgaaatgtttcaaaataaagaacatgatttttaaaCCTTTTCTAAATACTACGAAAATAACACTTATTTACTACCTAACTAACTAGGTTGCTGGAATGATgagtgaaaataaaaaaaattcaaaatacgaaaacatgatttaaattttcttttaaatgaaaatattttagaaacgtCTATAAAGGTGTACATATACATTATACGCTGTTGATCTTGTAGATTTAATAGATTTCATTCTTATAAAGGTGTACATATACATATGcattaatttagtaaaaaatatattcaaaagtCATATAATCTTCCAAACTCAAAAATAGTTGtctaatttttcaaatttctattgactaaatatataattttaaaaataaatcttccaaattcataataataaatttaaagtttacaaaatataaaaaaataggtccttaaatataaattttgaaatcaaacacaaaaaaaataaaatattttgtaaaaattacaatactatatattttgaaatcctgatttaataaaaaatcagaaaattgaTACTAACTTAATATTATAACATCAAAACATCATGTATTGATAAAATGAGTAAAATAATACTATAGATGCTGTTATgcataaaatttattaaataacagGGTAGGACTACTTaaatagaataatatatttaattataaaatcatgCAATATACTAAAATGGTAAATGctaaagtatatattttaaaataaaatatgaaaacatacaCTATTCTAAACAATATCATTCTAtattataactaaataaaacttaaaaatgtaTTGTATACACACTGTCGAAAttagaaaaaacatattttgtaattcttttttttctaactcATATTTTGTAATTctctatttaattatttcaaattatgaACTTATtgtaatgaatttaaaaatataacagtatgtataattaataacaaagttTAATGCATACAACAAATCATTATATACTAATTATGTTGAATAAGAAACTTAAAACAATAAGATTATAGAGtcatacaatatataacactaaaatgcaaatcatatattctttaaaatgtttagttatatatttataaatgaaaaatataccacgacggatcaaactctagtatgatattaaaatataagtcaagaattaatccttttttttttgtaaactatcaACAATTAATCTTTAGACATCAAATGAGAGAAAACTATTTTCCGTGTTCTAAATCACAGTCTTAAGTTTTCAAAGTGGAACGtaaattctaaaatagaaaCACCTTTTCAAAATAAGACTTTCAAACACACGTTGCCATTACGTTTTCACAAGTTTCTCAAAAGATTTTGATTCTAAAATGTTTCCTAAACACGAAATGTCTTCAACGagttaaaaagttaaatttagtTGCAAAAAGgttaaatttgattaaaaaatgtattttttacagcaatttttttttatatatatattctcatcATGATGAACAGCAATTGCTATTTGTTTATAACCGCATAGATTTCGAGCGACTGTCCCCAAGGATGCGATCCAGTTTACATGCAACCTAATTTATGACGGACCACTTTGTTGTATACCTAAACTTACTTGGAAAGTTAAGAATTCGAATATTTTTGTTCACTTTTGTGTTTACACAAGATGATTATTTAATGCGCTCAAGTGACAGCGAGACCATATGAATCCTcggaaattgatttttttaaaaaattgggaGAGGGAAAAAGGGTTGTGTAGAAGATGGGCAAAAAGGCGGGGGTATCTGTTGGCTTAATTTGCTGCATGAGTAAGAAGGTTAGAAAGATAGAGACTTGTTCCTCCTCGTTGCATTTTGCGTTCTTTTTTCTGGCTTTGATTAATATCCGCTTCATTACCAGTGTCATGACACTACATTGTTCCACCAGGAACAGTTGGGATATATCTCATTTCCTGCCGTGGTGGTTCCTCCTCAAGAACATTTGCCAGTTTTactcttcaaaaaaaaaaaacatttgccAGTTTTGACAAATTTGACTTTCGGATAAGATATGGTATATGTTGACCAaccattttaatcatttaatttatttcGACTAGGGCTTGACTGGTTtttccgctaccacccgcaaacgcagcttttgcgatTGATGGCGGTTGACAGggtttcgaaacaatcatataaaccactacaaatcgcttcaaaccgctctgaacctcttaaaatcaaaagctggttccagctagcgtttgcggttgcgggcggttggataaataaatataaaattaatttttaaaaatattttaaatttttaaattaaaaattaaaaatctgaaaataaaaatattataaataaaatatatacgcattttaattattaatttaaattcacaaacattatcataatttttttataaaaattttaaactagctattcattagaatttttaaaaaattaatatagatacaaatataaagtattcttttaaaagttttaatataaatcttcaaaaaaataattattaaaattataacttttaactaattaaaaataaataaataaataaaatattattattaattatattatattaatagttattatattttatcaagatagtatgtttttatattttttataatattataatatgtttatattggtAACTTATTATTAAACTGCTGCAATATTtcataatcaaccagtcacaaatACCCCGCAAATGCAACAATTTTCAAACGTTGTGCCAGTCATACAAAACGCTAAATAATGcttgaaaccgcaaccacccgcagcCGCAAACTCCCACAACCGCAACAGCAACAGCTGCGTTTGAACCAGTCGGGTcctaaatatctattgattaacACTGAAACTAAACAGTTAAGgttaataaaagttaataaatacTTGTGAATTGGAATGAAAGATGAAATATAAGCAAATCtgatttattgataaaaatagTTGATCATTTAAAACACATAAAGAAAAGTTCATTTTCTAACGGAATCAATAAAACTTTTTTCCAACACTAGGAACATTATGAGGTCTTGATGATTCTTTCAGATTGGTTAGCTTATGTTGGAATCATTAGTTTCTAGTAACCTCAAATACTTGAATTGATTGGGCCATATTGATTAGTCGAAATGAGTTCATAGAATGACCTCAAATTGATTCATCATCCAAAAGCTAAAAGACATATAACATGGAATAAAAACCCCCCATCCCCTACATGAAACTTGGGGCAACAGGGCCCTTTGACATACCAAGACGAACTTCCATCCCGTGGTGCAAGTCTACAGGCTTGAATGTCTCCGAGTCACGCGGATCTGCAAGGGATGATGAAAATGCTAGTTTCAGATAAACCAATATCATAGTAACCAGGCCTATTGGtgtcaaagaaaaaaacttaaaaaaacaaatgaactTAAATACCTTGAAAAAACTTCAccattgcaaaaaaaaaaaaaaatatatatatatatatattgaagtaTGAATTTCTCTGCTGGGATAAAATCAAACTGGTATGCGCTGATCTAGAGAGTAAATGTAGCACATTGATGAAAATTGCAAATAGGAGGAAAGGAGAATAAGTA
The sequence above is drawn from the Raphanus sativus cultivar WK10039 chromosome 7, ASM80110v3, whole genome shotgun sequence genome and encodes:
- the LOC108815335 gene encoding histone acetyltransferase HAC2-like, with protein sequence MPESHKGVMRPNLNTMPNQQLSIQSDANVNKECLGSKRSNYHIIVPDDDEEEDVVFLRETLPSKRQRVEAHPPLKDDETTLGSGMEVAEPMESDEQSKPEANTPADTTVPLEKKRDVSLVERFTEEEIEMHIKSLHEGKVELKDGETCQLCGESQLLFPAAPLYCSICTFRIKDDSPYYIPGETISGAQHQICNRCYVRRRRKKFTLSGVDIVKANMLKYHNNADNQDSEHWVVCESCGKWQHQICGLYNPDKDIGQTSDYICPHCLLEERRSNNNMGVYDNTDLGAEDLPETILSHFIERRLTRRLKEERHQTAEATGKSIDDVSVPDDLTLRVVFSADKSSHVDKTFVDFLHNEHYPSEFPYRSKVILLFQKVDGVDVCIFALIVQEFGSECSQPNKRNVYIGYLDSVKYFRPERVTFSGEALRTFVFHEILIGYLEYCKIRGFTTGYIWACPPQKGQDYIMYAHPKTQQTPNPMKLRQWYVSMLDKAKEQRVVTNNTNLYDRFFVSTCNSTAAHLPYFEGSFWTYHAELLSKKIESEVKNLVRSLSKRALKGSKSKDADDTKNILLMHELGELISDQKEDLIVVDLHYTCTRCSEYILSRLRWFCKKCKNLQLCQRCHDQEEDLPGEHTHTMNGEEEHSLSRVVMNIPSTTEDNDVSLGNNTFEGRQMFLSFSQKHNYSFDTLRRAKNSSMRILHHLHTSNKLHQSQISSGGLLQVTCTACQKDVSATVYYTSLCCSSYLACTSCYNNKKVLRLLHLFPVLPSKHGIPPRPVGALEILQALLHAHACRITATGSCSYPKCSVVKRLFNHSEVCQKRGEACITCINFGVVIRIHAYHCQDPNCSIPRCSGLKETLTMRGLR